CCTAGTTTCTGAAATGGTTTATTAGCCATTGCAATTATGTTTAACAGAGTGTGGCAGGCACAAATTAAGATGTGATTGTTGAGCACTCAATTCAATGTAATTCAAGAAACTGAAAATATTAGTCATTGCTACATAAAATCAAGTATTTTTTAAAGAGAGATGATACAGTGTTGATATAAGCAAACATAATCAAAGGCATCTGAAAATTCTCTTTATTACTCAGCCTCAGCCGCCTCCTCAACCGCTGCTTCAATCCGAAGAAGCACGAATCCGACTGCAACTCCGACGAGAGTGAGTCCATTGAGGATGGCAGCAATCTTAAAAATCTCACCAACAGCATTGCAGGTGGAAGACagtgcaccaccaccaccaccactgccCCTTGATGGGGCTCTCAATGAGCTCACAACCCTAGCAAAGGACGGCTCAGTGCTCTGTGGAAGGCCAAGGGAGGCCACACTGCTCTGAGCTCTGAGTCCAGAGAAGGCATTGAGTCCTGTTATGTATGTCACATTGTTTGCTGATGAAGTCATCCTCCTTGATTTGGCCACTGTGGTGGCAGCAACCATTGCTGGAGAGACAGTGACTGAGGCTGTTGCCATTGCTATAACTttctgaagaagaagaaacacaaATACTTAGACAAAGTTAAATGAAAAATGGATTGTTTTGGCGAGGAAATATGTTGTTTTTTGTTATGGGGTTTGTGGTTTGTACAAGTAGAGATGAAGGGAAACCAAATGGGGTGAGTTTTGTATGGAATGGGATGAGAGATGTTGAATGGATAAGGTGAGAGGGGATGGTTGGTGGACGAGCAGATTGGATGAGATTTTGGTTTCTAAAAAGAGAGATTGTGCTACTTTAAATGATAACCATGAAAAGATTGACTACGAGTTGTTTAATCAGGTAAATAAATGGATGTGGGAAGGTTTATTGGATTTGGGAATGGAAAATACTTGGCACATGTGtgtaaaaagaagaagaatgtgcGGAAAttatttttcgattttttatATGTGATAAGTCGTTCGGTTATAATAAAGTtgcttaaataaaaaaaaaggagttaagcatttaatatatattttcaacTCATGTACTACTCATTAGATTTTGAAATgacattattttttattgtccatacattttatttctttgaaaatGAAGTGACCGTCACCACCTACCACTCCAAACACGAACCTTacaccaccagcaccaccatcACATCCACAACCATTGTTgccgccaccgccaccaccatCCCCACTACTGGCACAATCGTTATACCCCACCATTGTCTCTACCACTACTATTGTCATAGCCGCCACACCTACTACCATGTCCATATTTGTtattatatacaactatatTCCTTTTAcgttaaaaaatttcaacgctTTTACACTCATTTTCATActcacaatattttttttaaatacatttaCCTTATATGCTTTATTTTACAAATAATTACTTTTAAAGCacatcaaaaataatttttaaaaaaagcaGAACAATATCAAATTGGCCCTTAATTTTATATATTGCCTTCTTTTAGTTTGTACAATATAACGACAAAAAGAATAAAGGAGCATAGTGTGCTATGTCACCATGTTGGAATAATATGGGCCAAGCAATAACATACAAAGTAGAGCATACTGAATGGGCCATCTCCAATTAAACCCATAATAAACACTTCAACTAAAAGAAGGGTAGTGTTATGTACACACTAATTTTTACTTCGCACACAACCTTATCAATTTCTAGCAGTCAGACctaatgaattgaagaaaatcaatgaccaaaattaacaagagtgtgTGGGAGGTACAAATGAGTATGTGAATGGCACTATTCCTAAAAGAATAATTTCCctaccacttagtactatggtctagtggtattcctcttcatttgtaagtgagaggccttaggttcgattctcgccaaaggcgagtttgaaccacattattgctagcctattgtgaggctaagtccacccccttccccttagtgtagataatattatttgttagaaaaaaaaagcataattTCCCCAATCACCCAAACCAAACCCCAATGAACCAAAACTAAATTGGAAATGTAATTAGTTTTGGAAAGATAAGTATCCTATTTTACAATACAAACGATATTGAGAAACTGGAAACTGAACGCAACTTAGTTGTAAGAAGTGAATACTTTTAATCACTTACTTGGGCTACAAATCTCTTGTTCTTTGACATTATTTTGGTCCGTAACAAAGATGGGAAAATATCAATGCAATTTAATTCCTCCTTTTGCACTTTAATTCCTCCTTTTGcacttcttcctttttattttaccccctttttttaattatttattcaaTCTAATGATTGAAAGAATAAAAGTAAATGTGAAAGGAGAaaaagatgtgaaaattatTTCTCAAAAGATGTGTAGGTATTCAATAAAAAGAAGCTTATTACAGAACTTATGAGAGattgaaatttagaaaatttataACATGACATGGTTTTATGTATTGAATATGTTCTAAAAGTACAACCAAGTCGTTGTAGTATAGtggtgatgcgaaaattaacttaacacacaaattaaaccctctttttgacaattgtagtaaagatgtaagtagggattgttctgaaccggggattaggagggattgctaatctattaaaacTGACCTTAAAACATAAAACTAggctttaaaaacacttaactagactcaaataactcaaaacaaactgaaaagactcaaaactaactagaatgactcaaaacagcttaaaacaactaaatagactcaaactagacactaggaatgtcttggacgaaaattgattgaaacttgactcaaaacacttaaaaacacaaactaagacatattctaactaattagacactctaaagtaaaggtgattgggtttttgacgaattttaagcaaacaaacaaattgtaaaactaaacagattgtaaaacgaattttggaaaataagatggttgatggattagctagaggtccattcttcacacatgacacacttgtacatgaatcgatttccaattgcttttcaataaattatgaagctcaacaccccagattaaccgtgatgcactaattaacccttagattttcctttactcattgaattggatgtgttgatgcacaaaaccggaggtcctGGAATAaagtaaatccgatcgtgaatctgcagaaatgtaaataacacaagatgtatcgtggttcaccccaaggtttgggctacgtcctcactgatattgtatttctgagaggattgtgagggagaaagCCTATgcaatatgagaggggatgtgagagggtgagagggcttcaggcctaagagttggcctctgagggtgagagtgaAGCCTTTTCAATGAGGAGaatgaggggtccttttatagaataagggctcctcacttattacatatttgccccttcccttattacataattacatttaagtcccccaagtatttatacgaggtctaaatacggaggccctaagtatggtataaacagtagtcccccaagtcttcagtcaagagagtcttttggctggagacttgaaattcagtccatgtgtgggccgaagtaactagatgtcgtctagaactgatgctcgatatgaggcgatgctcaatctgaaatgatactcaactagaagtagcacatgttgcgaggctgctctgcttgtggcttatgttgccttggttggctcggcttgtggcattggaggtgagggagtcccttttatagaataagggctcgctcctcaatacataaataatgggctagagtttatgctcgcggcgaggcagttgctcagcaggcggcgatgctctctattgatggtcccttttatagaataagggctcacttctcaatacataagtgatgggttaggagtgatactcgcggcgaggcggttgctcagtaggtggcgatgctctctaatgatggtgagggagtcccttttatagaataagggctcgctcctcaatacataagtgatgggttagagttggtGCTCgaggcgaggcggttgctcagttggcggcgatgctctctaatgatgctgagagagtccattttatagaataagggctcacacctcaatacataagtgatgggttagagttgatgctcgcggcgaggcggttgctcagttggcggcgatgctctctaatgaaggtgagggagtcccttttataaaataagggcttgctcctccgtacatgaataatgggtgttctctaatgaaagtgagggattactcatatcaatcatacataaacattcatgagcatcattcatgtcaacttcatgagcatcactcatgtcaacattcatgagcatcactcatgtcaacatccatgagcatcactcatgtcattcaacataaacattcatgagcatcactcatgtcaatcagcttcaaaagcttcatttatagagctctagcttcaaaagcttcattgacaaaagctttagcttcaaaagcttcattcacagagctccagcttcaaaagcttcatttacaaaagctgtAGCTTTAAAAGCTTTATTCACAGAGCTCCACCAGGTCCGGGTAGAGCTCGGCTAGCTTTAAACGTCATCGTCTCGTCGTAACTAAACCCAACTACCATGTACTCATTCACGATTGGAATTGAGGTACATGTGGCTGGGCTTGGACGGGTTCTCAGATTCCAAGAAGAGAAGCTGCGCGACGATGACGTGAGAGGTGTCATCGTTGATGGGGCCGTTGGTGCAGATGATCTGCTCCTTGAGGAGGCGAGAGAAAATGTCGTACGCGTGTTCCCCTTGGGATGAGTGCTCAATGACCATCAGAATCAAGTTGTAGTTACGCAGAGATGAGGGCCATGGCCTACTGCTTGCCAGAGGCTTCGCATTAGGCCTTTCATCGTGAGAGAAAACGAGGAGAAGGACTCGCAGGTGAGGGATAGGGTTTATGGGttcttgggttttgcagattcatggcgaaggtgaaaaattgagagagaaccaacatagtttttcgtgtcatttcccacagacggcgccaaatgttgatgcacaaaatcggagttCTTGGAACAACaaaaatccaaccgtgaatctgcagaaatgtaaataacacaagatgtattgtggttcaccccaaggtttgagctacgtccacactgatattgtgtttctctgagaagtgagggggaGAGCTTCTGAGTGTGAGAgaactcttcccatggcctaagaaatgGCCTTCCTTAATGaggagggtgaggggtccttttatagaataagggctccttacttattacatatttgcccattcccttattacataattacatttaagtcccccgagtatttatacgaggtctaaatacggaggccctaagtatggtataaataggatgaatgcatgcgacaacccaaatcattctccaaaagtcccttacatgaatgcataatagagatacaatcagagatcattacgttccatgaaaatcataagtgttgacgagacaTTTGTAACTAtaaatgcatgatacgtttgccaagaattcaattaacgcgattgtgactagcaaccttcactattcatgaatataaatttgtaacgattaggcgaaactcatttatattctagcatcaaattcatgcatgaaaactaagtatgcatccttaatcaacatacaagaatcagttttgaagaaaacagttaattaaattgcattcacaacttatcaaatcacaatttgaagaaatcaattcatatctcaaggatgttcatggcttcgaacttccctctagctaaaacgagctcctcatgttcacaaaacaaagataattaaacttaaacattgaaaacaaagaatgaaaacacctaaaatcgctccagcaatccaatcttgaatggcaagcacgtccaagggtcatccttcttcttctttgctgcggcacaaggtgtgggatgatggatgagtggtaaattatggtgatggatggatataggtgagttatggtgaagggtggatgggtggatgggtggatgggtggatggAATGGCTGACGAGAAGAGAAAAGACCCCTAAAGGGTGCGGCAATATgttatttatagggctag
This genomic interval from Malus domestica chromosome 05, GDT2T_hap1 contains the following:
- the LOC103418930 gene encoding uncharacterized protein, encoding MATASVTVSPAMVAATTVAKSRRMTSSANNVTYITGLNAFSGLRAQSSVASLGLPQSTEPSFARVVSSLRAPSRGSGGGGGALSSTCNAVGEIFKIAAILNGLTLVGVAVGFVLLRIEAAVEEAAEAE